One genomic segment of Methanospirillum lacunae includes these proteins:
- a CDS encoding cache domain-containing protein, with protein sequence MRSIFWIGCVLTVLVSLLVSGAFAESVNNSTVKATGALDINKTAVPAQEATSVNVTGKAVNATSPSAKVNATNGTSANVSTKEPDLVNDTLVKFVNDARTFALNNGKTVALTTFNNPSSQFSNDKMFIFAYDNDGKALALPFDLGSVGKNMISATDSTGLRYVQQMVDVAKIPGVGFVKYQEANPLKQGTVMNKVSYIASVDGTYFIGAGVYQTKDDKKSVSKTNATANVTSSAVNATNVTEPANTPVKTAVKEVINKTVSNLTA encoded by the coding sequence ATGAGATCAATCTTCTGGATTGGATGTGTCCTCACGGTTCTCGTCTCCCTGCTCGTCTCCGGAGCATTTGCGGAGTCTGTGAACAATTCTACTGTAAAGGCGACTGGTGCCCTTGACATAAACAAGACCGCTGTTCCTGCTCAGGAAGCAACTAGTGTGAATGTTACGGGTAAGGCAGTTAATGCAACTTCTCCGTCTGCAAAGGTAAATGCAACCAACGGTACTTCAGCAAACGTCTCAACTAAGGAACCTGACCTTGTTAATGATACCTTAGTGAAGTTTGTGAATGATGCCAGAACGTTTGCACTTAACAACGGCAAGACTGTGGCTCTCACTACCTTTAACAACCCATCAAGTCAGTTTTCCAACGACAAGATGTTCATCTTTGCCTACGACAATGATGGAAAGGCACTAGCTCTTCCGTTTGACCTGGGCTCTGTCGGAAAGAATATGATTTCCGCAACTGACTCAACTGGTCTTCGCTATGTTCAGCAGATGGTTGATGTAGCAAAGATCCCGGGTGTTGGCTTTGTCAAGTACCAGGAAGCAAACCCACTGAAACAGGGAACTGTCATGAATAAGGTATCCTACATTGCCAGTGTGGATGGAACATACTTTATTGGTGCCGGCGTCTATCAGACCAAGGATGATAAGAAATCTGTATCAAAGACCAATGCAACTGCAAATGTTACAAGTTCTGCAGTAAATGCAACCAATGTTACAGAACCAGCAAACACCCCTGTCAAGACCGCTGTAAAAGAAGTAATTAACAAGACTGTATCCAATCTCACCGCGTAA
- a CDS encoding rubrerythrin family protein, whose amino-acid sequence MATKDNLKAGFAGESQANRKYASFSEKAAEEGFPQVAKLFRAASEAEAIHAKRHLSVLGISSTADNLVASVAGETEEFTEMYPGFIKESEAEANTEATRSFTFAMKAEQVHAGLYEKALTAVKSGKDLQAEHVYLCPVCGNVALDKAPGSCPICGVPGSKWSEISL is encoded by the coding sequence ATGGCAACCAAGGACAATCTGAAAGCAGGTTTTGCCGGAGAATCTCAGGCAAACCGGAAATATGCATCATTCTCTGAGAAAGCAGCAGAAGAAGGATTTCCTCAGGTAGCAAAACTCTTCCGTGCGGCTTCAGAAGCTGAGGCCATTCACGCAAAGAGGCATCTCTCTGTTTTAGGGATATCCTCTACCGCAGACAATCTCGTGGCCTCCGTTGCTGGCGAGACTGAAGAGTTCACCGAGATGTATCCTGGATTTATTAAAGAGTCAGAAGCAGAAGCAAACACTGAAGCTACCCGCTCATTCACCTTTGCGATGAAAGCTGAACAGGTTCATGCCGGTCTGTATGAAAAAGCCCTTACTGCGGTTAAGTCTGGAAAAGATCTCCAGGCAGAACATGTCTATTTATGCCCGGTATGTGGAAATGTGGCTCTGGATAAAGCCCCGGGAAGTTGTCCCATCTGTGGAGTGCCAGGATCAAAGTGGTCAGAGATTTCCCTTTGA
- the radC gene encoding RadC family protein, translating into MRRMRDIEVHDRPREKMVQKGAASLEDHELISAILGKGTPNRDIISISKEVADLLKKEDFPKYEQLIRVEGIGQSKACVLLACFEIARRYGKASEEPLIKITRPQDILLLPEIADIRTKKQEHFLVVTLNGASEVIRPRIITMGLLNHSLVHPREVYCDAITDRAASIICVHNHPSGNLEPSTQDIRITSQLAQAGTILGIPLLDHIIISKTGITSLKEGGVL; encoded by the coding sequence ATGAGGCGGATGCGGGATATTGAGGTTCATGATCGTCCCAGAGAAAAGATGGTGCAAAAAGGGGCAGCATCTCTGGAAGATCATGAACTCATATCAGCCATTCTGGGTAAAGGAACACCAAATCGTGATATTATTTCCATTTCAAAGGAAGTTGCAGATCTTTTAAAAAAAGAGGATTTTCCAAAGTATGAGCAGCTCATCAGAGTTGAAGGTATAGGACAGTCAAAGGCCTGTGTTCTTCTGGCATGTTTTGAAATTGCCCGAAGATATGGAAAAGCATCAGAGGAGCCTTTGATCAAAATTACCAGACCTCAAGACATTCTTCTGTTACCTGAGATCGCTGATATCAGAACAAAAAAGCAGGAGCATTTTCTGGTTGTAACTTTGAATGGTGCATCAGAGGTGATACGACCAAGGATTATTACAATGGGCCTGCTCAACCACAGTCTCGTCCATCCACGGGAAGTTTATTGTGATGCTATAACAGACCGGGCTGCTTCAATCATCTGTGTTCATAATCATCCTTCAGGCAATCTTGAACCAAGTACACAAGATATCAGGATCACATCCCAACTTGCACAGGCAGGAACAATTTTAGGCATCCCCTTATTAGACCATATAATAATCTCAAAAACAGGAATTACATCACTGAAAGAAGGGGGGGTTTTATAA
- a CDS encoding flavodoxin family protein — MRPQIIALLGSPLTEGNTAKLLKKAVSGAESAGCDVRVIHVPELELTACREFYFCKDHETCMMEDDVSGLYPAFREMDSMIIATPVMTMGIPGHLKSFMDRFQVFYCAKYVRKKRLVSKEKRAVRRTLLLSISGMNLPENFDGVTLSVKSFCDILDCRYDDELFIRDMDNKVDLDRFPDLLDAAYQKGFRLGGLLTGKYCN; from the coding sequence ATGAGACCACAGATCATCGCGCTTCTTGGAAGTCCGCTTACTGAAGGAAATACCGCTAAATTATTGAAAAAGGCAGTATCAGGCGCTGAATCTGCAGGATGCGATGTTCGGGTCATTCATGTACCCGAACTTGAACTGACTGCCTGTCGGGAGTTTTACTTCTGCAAAGATCATGAGACTTGTATGATGGAAGATGATGTCAGTGGTTTGTATCCTGCTTTCAGGGAGATGGATAGTATGATCATTGCCACGCCGGTAATGACTATGGGGATACCCGGTCATCTTAAGTCTTTCATGGATCGATTTCAGGTCTTTTATTGCGCTAAATACGTGAGAAAGAAGCGACTTGTTTCAAAGGAAAAAAGAGCTGTTAGACGTACACTTCTTCTCTCCATTTCTGGGATGAATCTTCCAGAAAATTTTGATGGGGTTACTCTTTCAGTCAAATCATTTTGTGATATTCTGGACTGCCGGTATGACGATGAACTCTTTATCAGGGATATGGACAATAAAGTGGATCTGGATAGATTTCCTGACCTTCTTGATGCTGCATATCAGAAAGGGTTCAGACTTGGCGGGCTCCTTACCGGAAAATATTGTAATTAA
- a CDS encoding zinc ribbon-containing protein: protein MSEPKRVKAGEKVGPGKYVCVDCGKTYEMTDAEQDLRHCPACACEMYDCFPITHIRDDVKTPEDATHPPKRS from the coding sequence ATGAGTGAACCGAAACGAGTAAAAGCAGGAGAAAAGGTCGGCCCAGGAAAATACGTCTGTGTGGATTGCGGAAAGACATACGAGATGACCGACGCTGAACAGGATCTGAGACACTGTCCTGCATGTGCATGTGAGATGTACGACTGTTTCCCGATTACTCATATCAGGGATGACGTAAAAACTCCGGAAGACGCAACGCATCCCCCGAAGCGATCATAA
- a CDS encoding desulfoferrodoxin FeS4 iron-binding domain-containing protein, with translation MVNVSAEGQVFECEICGNVVKVTEVGGGELICCGEPMVLQE, from the coding sequence ATGGTTAATGTATCAGCGGAAGGACAGGTCTTTGAATGCGAGATCTGCGGAAATGTGGTAAAAGTTACCGAAGTCGGAGGCGGCGAACTTATCTGCTGTGGCGAACCGATGGTTCTCCAGGAGTAA
- a CDS encoding carboxymuconolactone decarboxylase family protein, whose product MTAGIDDLETKIGKVPRVFKKLAETDPDLHEMILKLDQYIWDDGALSRKTKKLIAIAIATSMRDQHAIRAQMAGAKNLGVTKDEVEEALRVAYLLAGMPAYVNGKIVEEEVM is encoded by the coding sequence ATGACAGCAGGAATTGATGATCTTGAAACAAAGATCGGAAAAGTACCTCGCGTTTTTAAAAAGTTAGCCGAAACCGATCCGGATTTACATGAGATGATCCTCAAACTTGACCAGTATATCTGGGACGATGGGGCACTATCTCGGAAAACTAAGAAACTTATCGCTATCGCCATTGCTACCTCAATGAGGGATCAGCATGCTATCAGGGCACAGATGGCTGGAGCGAAAAACCTCGGAGTAACCAAAGACGAAGTTGAAGAAGCTCTTAGAGTGGCTTACCTTCTAGCTGGCATGCCGGCATATGTAAACGGGAAGATTGTTGAAGAAGAGGTTATGTGA
- a CDS encoding peroxiredoxin encodes MNCDEEYECDCISLPILGAPAPDFEAVTTQGTITLSELQGKWVVLFSHPADFTPVCTTEFIAFAQVYDELKAMNTQLIGLSIDSVHSHIAWIRNIKEKMGIEIPFPVIADLDMKVATLYGMVHPGQSSTATVRTVFFIDDKGILRAMIYYPLSNGRSIPEIVRLVKALQTSDKEGVATPANWQPGDKVIVPPPKTVEEAEKRITEGYDYKDFYLCFKDS; translated from the coding sequence ATGAATTGCGATGAAGAGTATGAATGTGACTGTATCAGCCTTCCCATCCTTGGGGCCCCGGCTCCTGATTTTGAAGCGGTAACAACCCAGGGAACCATTACCCTATCAGAATTACAGGGTAAGTGGGTGGTTCTCTTCTCCCACCCTGCTGACTTCACACCTGTCTGCACAACTGAATTCATCGCTTTTGCCCAGGTATATGATGAACTCAAGGCTATGAACACTCAGCTCATCGGACTTTCCATTGACAGTGTTCACTCCCATATTGCCTGGATCAGAAATATCAAAGAGAAGATGGGTATTGAGATCCCATTCCCTGTTATTGCAGATCTTGATATGAAAGTTGCAACTCTATACGGAATGGTTCATCCGGGCCAGAGCAGCACAGCAACGGTGAGGACTGTCTTTTTCATTGATGATAAGGGGATACTCAGGGCAATGATCTATTACCCACTCAGTAACGGGAGATCAATTCCGGAGATTGTCAGATTGGTAAAAGCACTTCAGACATCTGACAAAGAAGGAGTTGCAACACCAGCAAACTGGCAGCCTGGGGATAAGGTTATTGTTCCACCTCCAAAGACTGTAGAGGAGGCAGAAAAGCGTATTACTGAAGGATACGATTATAAAGATTTTTACCTCTGCTTCAAAGACTCCTAA
- a CDS encoding flavodoxin family protein, producing MGISVLAISGSPRRHGNSEQLMDWVLSSMMNQPDVSVQKITLVDADIRPCRGCNACEKLNRCVIRDGMDQLHDQIIKADCIIVSSPIYCMSVCSQVKALIDRAQVFRSRKYVLKLPVVPPERKGKRLGLFISSAGQDWSYVFDAAIPVIKCFFHVIEVRDSDIGYLMINHVDEKGAVLNHPTAQKDAIQKGSEIISVLRERLSV from the coding sequence ATGGGGATCAGTGTTCTTGCCATTTCTGGAAGTCCTCGCAGACACGGCAATTCTGAACAATTAATGGACTGGGTCCTTTCATCGATGATGAATCAACCAGATGTATCAGTCCAAAAGATCACCCTCGTTGACGCCGATATCAGGCCATGCCGTGGCTGTAATGCATGTGAAAAATTGAATCGGTGTGTTATCAGGGACGGCATGGATCAATTGCATGACCAGATCATAAAAGCTGACTGTATCATTGTGTCATCGCCGATCTACTGTATGAGTGTTTGTTCCCAGGTTAAAGCTCTCATCGACCGAGCACAGGTCTTTAGATCCCGTAAGTACGTACTAAAACTACCGGTTGTTCCACCAGAGCGGAAGGGAAAACGACTAGGACTATTCATCTCATCAGCAGGACAAGACTGGAGTTATGTCTTTGATGCCGCCATCCCCGTGATAAAATGCTTTTTTCATGTGATTGAAGTCAGGGATAGCGATATTGGATACCTGATGATCAATCATGTGGATGAAAAGGGGGCAGTGCTTAATCATCCCACTGCACAAAAAGATGCAATTCAGAAAGGCTCTGAGATAATCTCTGTACTGAGGGAGAGGCTTTCTGTATGA
- a CDS encoding flavodoxin family protein — MSQGIKVIGVLGSPRRHGNTEILLDSFLKGATEAGAETDKIILSKMSYSSCKGCNACHKTGECILKDDVHPVFEQMLSADCLVISSPIYTMGITTELKGFIDRAHYVWVRHYKLNTHPLPPEKKKLHRGYFLSTAGMDRDDVFSTAFPMMTALFNIFGFSYCENILAKDMDGFGGITGNPEILTAAHKSGSNAIKGILAKEPCNTVKKV, encoded by the coding sequence ATGAGCCAGGGAATTAAAGTTATCGGAGTGCTTGGTAGTCCACGAAGGCATGGAAACACTGAGATTTTACTAGATTCTTTCCTGAAAGGTGCAACAGAAGCAGGAGCGGAGACTGATAAAATTATTCTCAGCAAAATGTCATATTCCTCGTGTAAAGGGTGCAATGCCTGCCATAAAACCGGGGAGTGTATTCTAAAGGATGATGTTCATCCGGTTTTTGAACAAATGTTGAGTGCTGACTGCCTTGTTATATCATCGCCCATCTACACCATGGGTATAACCACCGAACTCAAAGGATTCATCGATCGTGCCCATTATGTCTGGGTCAGACATTACAAGCTTAACACGCATCCCCTCCCCCCGGAAAAAAAGAAACTCCACAGAGGGTATTTTCTATCAACTGCAGGAATGGACCGGGATGACGTTTTCTCGACTGCGTTTCCCATGATGACCGCATTATTTAATATATTCGGTTTTTCATATTGTGAAAATATCCTCGCAAAAGATATGGATGGATTTGGTGGAATAACCGGAAACCCCGAGATACTCACGGCGGCACACAAGAGTGGGTCAAATGCAATAAAAGGAATTCTGGCTAAAGAACCGTGTAATACTGTGAAAAAAGTATGA
- a CDS encoding ribonuclease H-like domain-containing protein, with amino-acid sequence MQGTDLVSVSQRWQARITASPDYRIVPHDNVFRMGLHASAIGESTYNHFEQYYREICRKYSGIPVEDAIPGSPAINEDGEYYHVQNIRPIQLTSHHQPDPSVMSELRLVRGIGPKGADRLRQRGCKQISDLLHHRRYQRKAAHVLEVLHAGPAGATHLIRSRLGPSHPLGLIASEGFTPEKIRFLDLETLGIFGRPVILFGIGCPGPRGLTIHQFVLRDITEEPAALTAVRELLDGADVLVSYNGRSFDFPYLNERCAYYGFDPLPSLPHIDLLHYARRLWREQIPDCRLSTVEQKFLGVEREFDLPGMLVPEWYMKYRDTGNCGPLVPIVRHNEQDIASLPLLLDLLRSKARECC; translated from the coding sequence ATGCAGGGAACAGATCTCGTCTCGGTGAGCCAGAGGTGGCAGGCACGAATAACTGCTTCGCCCGACTACAGGATAGTCCCCCATGACAATGTATTCCGCATGGGGCTTCATGCCTCCGCGATTGGTGAATCTACCTATAATCATTTCGAACAATACTACCGCGAAATTTGCCGTAAATATTCCGGTATTCCCGTTGAAGATGCTATCCCGGGATCCCCAGCCATAAATGAAGATGGAGAATATTACCATGTTCAGAATATTCGGCCGATACAACTCACCTCACATCATCAACCAGATCCGTCAGTTATGAGTGAACTCAGGCTTGTCAGGGGCATTGGCCCAAAAGGAGCGGATAGGCTCAGGCAACGCGGATGCAAACAAATTTCAGATCTCCTTCACCACCGCAGGTACCAAAGGAAGGCTGCCCATGTATTGGAAGTACTACATGCAGGTCCAGCTGGTGCGACTCATCTGATCAGATCACGGCTCGGCCCATCCCATCCCCTGGGCCTGATTGCTTCTGAAGGATTCACTCCTGAAAAAATCAGGTTCCTGGATCTTGAAACTCTGGGCATTTTTGGCAGACCAGTCATCCTTTTTGGCATAGGATGTCCTGGTCCAAGAGGATTGACCATCCATCAGTTTGTCCTCAGGGATATTACTGAGGAGCCAGCAGCATTGACAGCAGTCAGAGAACTCCTTGATGGTGCTGATGTACTGGTAAGTTACAATGGGAGAAGTTTTGATTTCCCATACCTGAATGAGCGATGTGCATACTACGGATTCGATCCCCTTCCGAGTCTCCCACATATTGATCTTCTCCACTATGCCCGAAGATTGTGGAGGGAACAGATTCCTGATTGCAGGCTCTCAACAGTTGAACAAAAATTCCTGGGTGTTGAACGTGAATTTGACCTTCCAGGAATGCTTGTCCCTGAGTGGTACATGAAGTACCGGGATACCGGTAACTGTGGTCCATTAGTGCCTATCGTCAGACATAATGAACAGGATATCGCAAGCCTTCCTCTTCTCCTTGATCTTCTCAGGAGTAAAGCACGTGAGTGTTGCTGA
- a CDS encoding DEAD/DEAH box helicase gives MNRISQAFLFSLIFSGVKHVSVAEFLEIIGENSRFSRYIAHIKVIPGHDAVFGELQEPLPEPVEKYLDNIGIRLYSHQTKAIDAVNSGQDTILCTPTASGKTLAFLLPYCKMRMQDPSATALAIYPAKALTRDQLTNAKAISEATKIPFNPAIYDGDTPRHDRPAIRNKAGLVLTNPHELHHILPWHHQWSVFFSHLKYIIIDEAHQYRGIFGSHMALLIRRLLRICAHYGSHPTFFLSSATLANPNEFAKELIGRDFQVIDTSGAPAGVRYFILYNPYIGGFAEKSVYTESATLLASLVEAELQTLCFTGSRKMTEVVTTWARERLNEGNSNRNDKIAAYRAGYLPEERRNLEHRLKKGELKGIVSTNALELGIDIGSLDAVVMTGYPGTMMSTWQQTGRAGRGAGPSLAILVSFQNPLDQYFMDHPEEFFGSSHEHAIITTKNPYILSGELLCAAAELPLNPALDTRWFGNRIQEHINAFTDANLLTKTNRGYVYSGRKRAVELVSLSGTGETWTIEERGRVLETVDLGQACREAHPGAVIIHQGEKYLVNWWDHGHHRILADAADVEYYTRPNQQTTVTIIKDTISKIVPGAVLHLGEVEVSETCSGYRKIVRQTTIGSEPLVLPPITFTTSALWMVFDQDTITKISDNSCDITGTLHGAEHALIAMTPFFVLCDRWDLGGLSTAIDHQTGSATIYIYDGYEGGVGLAERAFELFLDISRIAATLVTECKCASGCPACIHSPKCGNDNQPLDKAGTSMLLKKLAGL, from the coding sequence ATGAACAGGATATCGCAAGCCTTCCTCTTCTCCTTGATCTTCTCAGGAGTAAAGCACGTGAGTGTTGCTGAATTTCTTGAGATCATCGGAGAAAATTCTCGATTTTCGCGCTACATAGCACACATTAAAGTTATTCCCGGACATGATGCTGTTTTTGGAGAATTACAGGAACCACTCCCGGAACCAGTTGAAAAATACTTGGATAATATCGGTATCAGACTTTATTCTCACCAGACAAAAGCCATTGATGCAGTTAACTCAGGACAGGATACCATCCTTTGCACACCCACAGCATCAGGAAAGACACTCGCTTTCCTTCTCCCATACTGCAAGATGAGGATGCAGGATCCCTCGGCTACTGCTCTTGCCATCTACCCGGCAAAAGCGCTCACCAGAGATCAACTCACAAATGCAAAAGCAATAAGTGAAGCAACAAAAATCCCTTTTAATCCTGCCATCTATGACGGTGATACTCCCCGTCACGACAGGCCTGCTATCAGAAACAAAGCAGGTCTCGTTCTGACAAATCCCCACGAGTTACATCATATCCTACCCTGGCATCACCAGTGGTCTGTTTTTTTTTCACACCTGAAATACATCATTATTGATGAAGCACATCAGTACCGGGGAATATTTGGGAGCCATATGGCACTTCTGATAAGAAGGCTGCTTCGGATATGTGCACACTATGGATCTCATCCAACATTCTTCCTCTCTTCAGCAACCCTGGCCAACCCAAATGAGTTTGCAAAGGAACTCATAGGACGCGATTTTCAGGTTATTGATACATCAGGAGCACCGGCAGGAGTCAGGTACTTCATTCTTTATAATCCATACATCGGAGGATTTGCTGAAAAGTCAGTTTACACCGAGAGTGCTACACTCCTTGCATCACTTGTTGAGGCAGAACTTCAGACACTCTGCTTTACCGGCTCCAGAAAGATGACAGAGGTGGTAACAACATGGGCAAGAGAGCGCCTGAACGAAGGTAATTCTAACAGAAACGACAAAATTGCTGCTTATCGTGCAGGTTATCTCCCTGAAGAGCGAAGAAACCTCGAACATCGACTGAAAAAGGGAGAACTGAAAGGTATTGTATCAACTAATGCTCTTGAACTAGGGATTGATATTGGATCTCTTGATGCAGTTGTCATGACCGGATATCCTGGGACTATGATGTCAACCTGGCAGCAGACTGGCAGGGCAGGGAGAGGGGCAGGTCCGTCACTGGCAATTCTTGTCAGCTTTCAAAACCCTCTTGACCAGTATTTCATGGATCACCCAGAGGAGTTTTTTGGTTCATCCCACGAACATGCGATCATCACCACAAAAAATCCATATATTCTCTCAGGGGAGCTTCTCTGTGCTGCTGCAGAGCTCCCGCTTAATCCTGCCCTTGATACACGGTGGTTTGGAAACAGAATCCAGGAACATATCAACGCATTTACTGATGCAAATCTTTTAACGAAAACAAATCGTGGATATGTGTATTCTGGGCGAAAAAGAGCGGTTGAACTGGTGTCTCTTTCAGGCACCGGGGAAACATGGACGATAGAGGAGAGAGGGAGAGTACTTGAGACAGTGGATCTCGGCCAGGCCTGCAGGGAAGCACACCCAGGGGCTGTCATAATTCACCAGGGCGAGAAATATCTGGTGAACTGGTGGGATCATGGACATCACAGGATCCTTGCCGATGCAGCAGATGTAGAATACTACACACGACCAAATCAGCAGACCACCGTTACAATCATAAAAGATACAATCTCAAAAATCGTTCCCGGGGCTGTACTTCATCTAGGAGAAGTGGAGGTATCAGAGACCTGCAGTGGATATCGGAAGATCGTCAGGCAGACTACAATTGGATCTGAACCCCTTGTTCTGCCACCGATAACATTTACAACATCAGCACTCTGGATGGTTTTTGATCAGGACACTATAACAAAAATCAGCGACAACTCTTGTGATATCACGGGAACACTTCACGGAGCTGAACATGCTCTGATCGCCATGACCCCATTCTTTGTCCTCTGTGACCGGTGGGATCTCGGTGGCCTCTCAACTGCAATAGATCACCAGACAGGTTCAGCAACAATATACATCTACGATGGATATGAAGGTGGAGTGGGTTTAGCTGAACGTGCGTTTGAACTGTTTTTGGATATTTCCAGGATAGCTGCAACCCTTGTTACTGAATGTAAGTGCGCATCAGGATGTCCGGCATGCATTCATTCACCAAAATGTGGTAATGACAATCAACCGCTCGACAAAGCAGGGACGAGTATGTTGCTTAAAAAACTGGCAGGTCTCTAA
- a CDS encoding vWA domain-containing protein encodes MDSDTLEQLVDIPYPQHPHCATVLVLDTSASMKGAKIAELNEGLKILSDELIQDDLAAKRIDLAIISFGRKVEVIQPFTGVSQFEPPELEAGGYTPMGAAILEAASIIEKRKAEYRETGVDYYRPWIFLITDGQPTDMSRGDTRWQEVIQVIHGGESDRKFLFWALGVDQANMTVLRELSPPNRVPLQLKEAQWSDMFLWLSRSLAKISDSRIGEQISLENPTGPDGWGSIPL; translated from the coding sequence ATGGATTCTGATACACTTGAGCAGTTGGTAGATATCCCGTACCCACAGCATCCTCATTGTGCAACTGTTCTCGTCCTTGATACCTCAGCCTCCATGAAAGGGGCAAAGATAGCAGAATTAAATGAAGGTCTGAAGATCCTATCTGATGAACTCATTCAAGACGATCTTGCAGCAAAGCGAATTGATCTCGCAATCATATCCTTTGGAAGGAAGGTTGAAGTTATTCAACCATTCACCGGAGTAAGTCAGTTTGAACCACCTGAACTGGAAGCAGGAGGATACACACCGATGGGAGCGGCCATTCTTGAAGCCGCTTCGATCATAGAGAAACGTAAGGCTGAATATCGTGAAACCGGAGTTGATTATTATCGTCCCTGGATATTTCTGATTACTGACGGACAACCGACAGACATGTCGCGGGGCGATACCAGATGGCAGGAGGTTATCCAGGTGATCCACGGTGGCGAATCAGACCGGAAATTCCTATTCTGGGCACTGGGAGTAGATCAGGCTAATATGACAGTCCTTCGTGAACTCTCTCCCCCAAACCGCGTACCACTTCAGCTCAAAGAGGCTCAATGGTCTGACATGTTCCTCTGGCTTTCCCGCAGCCTTGCAAAAATATCAGACTCACGTATCGGGGAGCAAATAAGTCTTGAAAACCCAACCGGACCTGATGGATGGGGTTCAATTCCCCTCTAA
- a CDS encoding PP2C family serine/threonine-protein phosphatase → MNIRISGSSVRGNRHIQSEQPCQDAYAVAYSKNGWGIAVADGLGSAGHSDAGARIAVDTASKVVIADFECPDISVEERIRQAFLKAREAVIKEASELEISPSEFASTLIVAFYSGERITLGHIGDGIAVGTKKDQAVLLSSPGESEYANETASLIQTDWENQLRITPCFEIDHVIIATDGCQGALAVKRDGRYQPHEPFILPLISFIERKISVNLSPEPDISTLLSSKKMQELSGDDKTLVVIFREQVPKAES, encoded by the coding sequence ATGAATATCAGAATTTCCGGATCTTCAGTCAGGGGAAACAGACATATTCAGTCTGAACAGCCATGCCAGGATGCATACGCTGTCGCGTATTCAAAAAATGGTTGGGGGATAGCAGTTGCTGACGGACTTGGGAGTGCCGGGCATTCAGATGCCGGAGCCCGAATAGCAGTCGATACTGCATCTAAAGTAGTAATTGCTGATTTTGAATGTCCCGATATTTCAGTTGAAGAACGGATAAGGCAGGCATTTCTCAAGGCACGAGAGGCGGTTATTAAAGAAGCTAGTGAACTGGAGATTAGCCCATCAGAGTTTGCATCAACGTTGATCGTGGCATTCTATTCTGGAGAGAGGATCACCCTTGGACATATCGGAGATGGCATTGCAGTAGGCACAAAGAAAGATCAGGCTGTGCTCCTGTCATCACCAGGTGAAAGCGAATATGCAAACGAGACTGCCAGTCTTATACAAACAGACTGGGAAAACCAATTACGGATTACTCCTTGTTTTGAAATTGATCACGTTATTATCGCAACTGACGGGTGCCAGGGAGCACTTGCAGTTAAACGGGACGGAAGGTATCAACCGCACGAACCATTCATTCTCCCACTGATCTCATTTATTGAGAGAAAAATATCAGTTAACCTGAGTCCAGAACCTGACATCTCCACGTTGCTCTCCTCCAAAAAAATGCAGGAACTTTCAGGTGATGATAAAACCCTTGTGGTCATTTTCAGGGAGCAAGTACCTAAAGCAGAGTCCTGA